The Saccharopolyspora gloriosae genome window below encodes:
- a CDS encoding TetR family transcriptional regulator produces MNVEQAAGNSATNGRRKRLPRAEREQQILAVAEQVFATNSYQATSMDDIAHRVGLSKPMLYEYFGSKEGLLVACVERARRELLDATTEAAAGAAGDSAQLLHDCLLAFFRFSDDHAQSWALLRNEAAIPVATVNTELEATREQQTELTARLLEASRPELDQVRLEAFAESIIGACERLAMWREKRPEITAEHATQHLMALISPSLMPQA; encoded by the coding sequence GTGAATGTTGAGCAGGCCGCCGGGAACTCCGCGACGAACGGGCGACGCAAGCGTCTCCCCAGGGCAGAGCGGGAACAGCAGATACTGGCCGTCGCCGAGCAGGTGTTCGCAACCAACAGCTACCAGGCCACCTCGATGGACGACATCGCCCACCGCGTCGGCCTGTCCAAGCCGATGCTCTACGAGTACTTCGGTTCGAAGGAAGGCCTCCTGGTCGCCTGCGTCGAACGCGCACGGCGGGAACTGCTCGACGCCACCACCGAGGCGGCGGCCGGCGCGGCCGGGGACTCCGCCCAGCTGCTGCACGACTGCCTGCTCGCGTTCTTCCGCTTCAGCGATGACCACGCCCAGTCCTGGGCGCTGCTGCGCAACGAGGCAGCCATCCCCGTCGCGACCGTGAACACCGAACTCGAAGCGACCCGGGAGCAGCAGACGGAGCTCACCGCCCGGCTGCTCGAGGCCAGCCGTCCCGAACTGGACCAGGTCCGCCTGGAGGCGTTCGCCGAATCGATCATCGGGGCGTGCGAGCGGCTGGCGATGTGGCGCGAGAAGCGGCCCGAGATCACCGCCGAGCACGCGACCCAGCACCTCATGGCCCTGATCAGCCCGAGCCTCATGCCGCAGGCCTGA
- a CDS encoding acetyl-CoA C-acetyltransferase, translating to MSEALVYDAIRTPRGRGKKTGSLHGTKPISLVVGLVDELRRRHPGLDPDLIDDLVLGVVSPMGDQGGDIAKTAALASGLPDTVSGVQLNRFCASGLEAVNVAAQKVRSGWEDAVLAGGVESMSRVPMGSDGGAWAMDPETNFETSFVPQGIGADLIATLEGFDRATVDTYAAESQTRAAKAWADGRFSRSVVPVVDRNGRTILDRDEHIRANTTADSLGGLNPSFAAIGDMGGFDSVALQKYHWVEQIDHVHTPGNSSGIVDGAALTLIGSESLGERTGLRPRARIVSTALSGADPTIMLTGPGPAVRKALAKAEMTIDQMDLIEINEAFAAVPLRFMKEFGVPHDKVNVNGGAIAMGHPLGATGAMILGTLIDELERREQRYGVATLCVGGGMGIATVIERLS from the coding sequence ATGTCCGAGGCGCTCGTCTACGACGCGATCCGCACCCCGCGCGGTCGCGGCAAGAAAACCGGATCGCTGCACGGGACCAAACCGATCAGCCTGGTCGTCGGGCTGGTCGACGAACTCCGCAGGCGCCATCCGGGGCTCGACCCCGACCTGATCGACGACCTCGTGCTCGGCGTCGTATCGCCGATGGGCGACCAGGGCGGCGACATCGCCAAGACCGCCGCGCTGGCATCCGGCCTGCCCGACACCGTCAGCGGCGTCCAGCTCAACCGGTTCTGCGCGTCCGGCCTCGAAGCCGTGAACGTCGCCGCGCAGAAGGTCCGCTCCGGCTGGGAGGACGCCGTCCTCGCCGGCGGTGTCGAATCCATGTCCCGCGTGCCGATGGGATCCGACGGCGGCGCCTGGGCGATGGACCCGGAGACGAACTTCGAGACGTCCTTCGTGCCGCAGGGCATCGGGGCCGACCTGATCGCCACCCTCGAAGGCTTCGACCGCGCCACCGTCGACACCTACGCCGCCGAGTCCCAGACCCGAGCCGCCAAGGCGTGGGCCGACGGACGCTTCTCCCGCAGCGTGGTGCCCGTCGTCGACCGAAACGGCCGCACCATCCTGGATCGCGACGAGCACATCCGCGCCAACACCACCGCGGACAGCCTCGGTGGGCTCAACCCGTCCTTCGCCGCCATCGGTGACATGGGCGGATTCGACTCCGTGGCGCTGCAGAAGTACCACTGGGTCGAGCAGATCGACCACGTGCACACCCCCGGCAACTCCTCCGGGATCGTCGACGGCGCCGCGCTCACCCTCATCGGCAGCGAGAGCCTCGGCGAACGCACCGGCCTGCGCCCGCGCGCCCGCATCGTGTCCACTGCGCTGAGCGGAGCCGACCCGACGATCATGCTGACGGGCCCCGGCCCGGCCGTGCGCAAGGCGCTGGCCAAGGCGGAGATGACCATCGATCAGATGGATCTGATCGAGATCAACGAGGCGTTCGCCGCCGTGCCGCTGCGGTTCATGAAGGAATTCGGCGTGCCGCACGACAAGGTCAACGTCAACGGCGGCGCCATCGCGATGGGGCATCCGCTCGGCGCGACGGGCGCCATGATCCTCGGCACCCTCATCGATGAGCTCGAACGCCGTGAGCAGCGCTACGGCGTCGCCACCCTCTGCGTCGGCGGCGGCATGGGCATCGCCACCGTCATCGAACGGCTCAGCTGA
- a CDS encoding 3-hydroxyacyl-CoA dehydrogenase NAD-binding domain-containing protein, which yields MSDQSTIRWDQDADGIVVLTLDDPQQQANTMNDRYVRSMEETLQRLQDERDKITGVVLTSAKSTFFAGGDLRDLVRVRPENVEEFAEVSATTKRQLRALETLGVPVVAALNGTALGGGLEIALACHHRIALNGAKTRFGLPEVTLGLLPGAGGVVRTVRMLGIADALLKVLTQGQRLRPEKARELGLIDEVVEDADALLNRAKEWIKANPQAVQPWDQKGYKIPGGTPSNPKFAANLPAFPANLRKQLKGAPMPAPKNILAAAVEGAQVDFDTALEIEGRYFVDLASGQTAKNMSKAFFFDLQHINSGGSRPDGIERWKASKVAVLGGGMMGAGIAYVCAKAGMQVVLKDISLAAAEKGKAYSEKILGKAVDKGRSTAAERDEVLARITATDQNDQLSGCDLVIEAVFEDTRLKHQVYSEIEDVIDGDALIASNTSTLPITSLAEGVRRREDFIGLHFFSPVDKMPLVEIICGEQTNERALARAFDVVQQIKKTPIVVNDSRGFFTSRVIGTFLHEGVSMLGEGIHPATIEQASNQAGFPAPVLQLFDELTLTLPRKIREETKRAIEEAGGTWTPHPADEILDRMVEEFERPGRSGGAGFYEYTDGVRGGLWSGLVDRLGAGSVDPTKVALVDLTERLLFIQAIETVRCLDEGVLRSVPDANIGSIFGIGFPAWSGGVVQYMNGYAGGLAGFVERAKELADNYGQRFTPPESLVRRAEAGEPFALGEPDDEIVNSTAA from the coding sequence ATGAGCGATCAGAGCACCATTCGCTGGGACCAGGACGCCGACGGCATCGTCGTGCTGACCCTCGACGACCCCCAGCAGCAGGCGAACACGATGAACGACCGCTACGTGCGGTCGATGGAAGAGACGCTGCAGCGCCTCCAGGACGAACGCGACAAGATCACCGGCGTGGTGCTCACCTCGGCGAAGAGCACCTTCTTCGCCGGCGGCGACCTGCGTGACCTGGTGCGGGTGCGCCCGGAGAACGTCGAAGAGTTCGCCGAGGTCAGCGCCACGACCAAGCGGCAACTGCGCGCCCTGGAGACGCTCGGCGTGCCGGTCGTCGCCGCGCTCAACGGCACCGCGCTCGGCGGCGGGCTCGAAATCGCGCTGGCCTGCCACCACCGCATCGCGCTCAACGGCGCGAAGACCCGCTTCGGCCTGCCCGAAGTGACCCTGGGGCTGCTGCCCGGCGCGGGCGGCGTCGTCCGCACCGTCCGCATGCTCGGCATCGCCGACGCACTGCTCAAGGTCCTCACCCAGGGCCAGCGGCTGCGCCCGGAGAAGGCACGCGAGCTCGGCCTGATCGACGAGGTCGTGGAGGACGCCGACGCGCTGCTGAACCGCGCGAAGGAGTGGATCAAGGCCAACCCGCAGGCCGTGCAGCCCTGGGATCAGAAGGGCTACAAGATCCCCGGCGGCACCCCGTCGAACCCGAAGTTCGCCGCGAACCTGCCGGCGTTCCCGGCGAACCTGCGCAAGCAGCTCAAGGGCGCGCCGATGCCCGCGCCGAAGAACATCCTCGCCGCGGCGGTCGAAGGCGCCCAGGTCGACTTCGACACCGCGCTCGAGATCGAAGGCCGCTACTTCGTGGACCTGGCCAGCGGCCAGACGGCGAAGAACATGAGCAAGGCCTTCTTCTTCGACCTCCAGCACATCAACTCCGGCGGCAGCCGACCCGACGGCATCGAGCGGTGGAAGGCGAGCAAGGTCGCCGTGCTCGGTGGCGGCATGATGGGCGCGGGCATCGCCTACGTCTGCGCGAAGGCCGGCATGCAGGTGGTGCTCAAGGACATCTCCCTCGCCGCCGCCGAGAAGGGCAAGGCCTACTCGGAGAAGATCCTCGGCAAGGCCGTGGACAAGGGCCGCAGCACCGCGGCCGAGCGGGACGAGGTGCTCGCCCGCATCACCGCGACCGACCAGAACGACCAGCTCAGCGGCTGCGACCTGGTCATCGAAGCCGTCTTCGAGGACACCAGGCTCAAGCACCAGGTGTACAGCGAGATCGAGGACGTCATCGACGGCGACGCGCTGATCGCCTCGAACACCTCGACGCTGCCGATCACCTCGCTCGCCGAGGGCGTGCGGCGCCGCGAGGACTTCATCGGGCTGCACTTCTTCTCCCCGGTCGACAAGATGCCGCTCGTGGAGATCATCTGCGGCGAGCAGACCAACGAGCGCGCGCTGGCCAGGGCGTTCGACGTGGTGCAACAGATCAAGAAGACGCCGATCGTCGTCAACGACAGCCGCGGGTTCTTCACCAGCCGCGTCATCGGGACCTTCCTGCACGAGGGCGTGTCGATGCTCGGCGAGGGCATCCACCCCGCGACGATCGAGCAGGCGTCGAACCAGGCCGGGTTCCCCGCGCCGGTCCTGCAGCTGTTCGACGAGCTCACCCTGACCCTCCCGCGCAAGATCCGGGAGGAGACGAAGCGGGCCATCGAGGAAGCCGGTGGGACCTGGACCCCGCATCCCGCCGACGAGATCCTCGACCGCATGGTCGAGGAGTTCGAGCGGCCCGGACGCTCGGGCGGTGCCGGGTTCTACGAGTACACCGACGGTGTGCGCGGCGGGCTGTGGTCCGGACTGGTCGATCGGCTGGGAGCGGGCAGCGTCGACCCGACGAAGGTCGCGCTCGTCGACCTCACCGAGCGGTTGCTGTTCATCCAGGCCATCGAGACCGTGCGGTGCTTGGACGAAGGCGTGCTGCGGTCCGTTCCGGACGCCAACATCGGGTCGATCTTCGGCATCGGCTTCCCGGCGTGGAGCGGGGGAGTGGTGCAGTACATGAACGGCTACGCCGGTGGCCTCGCCGGTTTCGTCGAGCGGGCGAAGGAGCTCGCCGACAACTACGGGCAGCGCTTCACCCCGCCGGAATCCCTGGTGCGCCGCGCCGAGGCCGGCGAGCCGTTCGCACTCGGCGAGCCCGACGACGAAATCGTCAACTCCACCGCGGCATGA